One genomic segment of Pandoraea sputorum includes these proteins:
- a CDS encoding lytic transglycosylase domain-containing protein: MSERLTRVYRAAALALTAAALVACSTTQATGRPKAQSAASRSAPSADALSQRSPDDIFVQLREAARSNDAPRAAALAAMLTDYDVPSYVQYFQIKPRMFDRSGKALLDAPDDDIRAFLRTYDGQAIADRMRNDWLLVLGKRHDWRTFDAEYPKFALDDDTQVKCYALMSRASRGENVTQAAIDLLTTPKNYGEGCIDMINTLAASGQLPRQEVWHQIRLAYEENYTSLGKQIADALGAARPDDTLLDMAATRPAQILARGVDGSEASRQLALLATVRMARSDAMLAASSFSSIAGSLSQDERAIGWGAIGMRGALSQNPMAINWYRQAGTAKLSNTAQEWKIRAALRAGDWNLVRTGIEAMPAALRDDGVWTYWYGRALREAGQGDAARAQFQKIASQPNFYGQLANEELGNKTMLPPRTAVTRAEIDANRSNAGFLRAAKFYDMGLRFEGNREWNWELRNMTDRQLIAAAQYANGIELFDRAVNTADRTKVEHDFSLRYLMPFRDKVDRFSKIVDLDEAWAYGLIRQESRFIINARSSAGAGGLMQVMPATAKMVAKQIGIDYSPGMMHDIDTNIRLGTSYLSDIYNKFDGSAVLASAGYNAGPGRPRTWRSTLDRPVEGAIFAETIPFNETRQYVENVLSNTTYYSAIITGRPQSLKERLGVILPQ; the protein is encoded by the coding sequence ATGTCCGAACGTTTGACCCGAGTATATCGCGCCGCCGCGCTCGCCCTGACCGCTGCCGCGCTGGTGGCCTGCAGCACGACCCAGGCGACAGGACGTCCCAAGGCGCAGTCGGCGGCAAGCCGCTCGGCGCCATCGGCCGACGCGCTGTCGCAGCGCTCGCCGGACGACATCTTCGTCCAATTGCGCGAGGCGGCCCGCAGCAATGACGCACCGCGCGCCGCCGCACTCGCCGCGATGCTCACCGACTACGACGTGCCGTCGTACGTCCAGTATTTCCAGATCAAGCCGCGCATGTTCGACCGTTCGGGCAAGGCGCTTCTCGACGCACCCGACGACGATATCCGCGCCTTCTTGCGCACGTATGACGGTCAGGCCATTGCCGATCGCATGCGCAACGACTGGCTGCTCGTGCTGGGCAAGCGCCACGACTGGCGCACGTTCGACGCCGAGTACCCGAAGTTCGCCCTCGACGACGACACCCAGGTCAAGTGCTACGCGCTGATGTCGCGTGCCTCGCGCGGGGAGAACGTCACGCAGGCCGCCATCGATCTGCTGACCACGCCGAAGAACTATGGCGAGGGCTGCATCGACATGATCAATACGCTCGCCGCGAGCGGTCAGTTGCCGCGTCAGGAAGTCTGGCATCAGATTCGTCTGGCGTACGAGGAGAACTACACCTCGCTGGGCAAGCAGATTGCCGATGCGCTGGGTGCGGCGCGTCCGGACGACACGTTGCTCGACATGGCGGCGACGCGTCCGGCGCAGATTCTGGCGCGCGGCGTGGATGGCTCGGAGGCGTCGCGTCAACTGGCGCTGCTCGCCACCGTGCGCATGGCCCGCTCGGACGCCATGCTCGCCGCGAGCAGCTTCAGCAGTATCGCGGGCAGCCTGTCGCAAGACGAACGCGCCATCGGCTGGGGTGCGATCGGCATGCGTGGTGCGCTGTCGCAGAATCCGATGGCGATCAACTGGTACCGTCAGGCGGGCACCGCCAAGCTCTCGAACACGGCACAGGAATGGAAGATTCGCGCGGCGTTGCGCGCGGGCGACTGGAATCTCGTGCGCACGGGCATCGAAGCGATGCCGGCCGCGTTGCGCGACGACGGTGTCTGGACTTACTGGTATGGTCGCGCGCTGCGCGAAGCCGGGCAGGGCGATGCCGCGCGTGCGCAGTTCCAGAAGATCGCGTCGCAACCGAACTTCTACGGTCAGCTGGCGAACGAGGAACTGGGCAACAAGACGATGCTGCCGCCGCGCACGGCCGTCACTCGTGCCGAGATCGACGCCAACCGCTCGAACGCCGGTTTCCTGCGTGCTGCCAAGTTCTACGACATGGGCTTGCGCTTCGAAGGCAACCGCGAGTGGAACTGGGAATTGCGCAACATGACCGACCGTCAGCTGATCGCCGCCGCGCAGTACGCCAACGGTATCGAACTGTTCGACCGTGCGGTGAATACGGCGGATCGCACGAAGGTGGAGCACGACTTCTCGCTGCGCTATCTGATGCCGTTCCGCGACAAGGTCGACCGCTTCTCCAAGATCGTCGATCTCGACGAAGCGTGGGCGTACGGCCTGATCCGTCAGGAATCGCGTTTCATCATCAATGCCCGTTCGTCCGCCGGAGCCGGTGGCCTGATGCAAGTGATGCCCGCCACGGCGAAGATGGTCGCCAAGCAGATCGGCATCGACTACAGCCCGGGCATGATGCACGACATCGATACCAATATCCGTCTGGGTACGAGCTATCTGTCGGATATCTACAATAAGTTCGACGGCTCGGCGGTGCTCGCGTCGGCCGGTTATAACGCTGGCCCGGGACGGCCGCGCACGTGGCGCTCTACCCTCGACCGCCCGGTCGAAGGCGCGATCTTCGCTGAGACGATTCCGTTCAACGAGACGCGTCAGTATGTCGAGAACGTGTTGTCGAATACGACGTATTACTCGGCCATCATCACGGGCCGTCCGCAATCGCTCAAGGAGCGACTCGGCGTCATCCTGCCCCAGTGA
- a CDS encoding complex I NDUFA9 subunit family protein has translation MRYNVCVVGGTGFIGSHLVARLVTLGHAVRLPTRRVEAAKALGVLPGVELVECDVHDPRALERVIAGSDAVINLVGILHSDRGTPYGRAFARAHVELPRKIAQACNDRGVTRLVHMSALGADSNGPSMYQRSKGDGEAVIRESGLAATIFRPSVVFGPGDHFLNTFAKLQRRLPIVPLASANARFQPIYVTDVAQAFARALECDATIGKTYELGGPEAYTLEALVRFAGAACGCERPILPLPDSTARLQAAIFEKLPGEPIITRDNLDSMTVDNVLTGPLAPELDLTPNGLEIAVDYLNGGNWEKRMSDYRRFAGR, from the coding sequence ATGCGCTATAACGTTTGTGTCGTCGGTGGCACCGGCTTCATCGGTAGCCATCTGGTGGCCCGGCTGGTCACGCTGGGACACGCCGTGCGTCTGCCGACGCGGCGTGTCGAAGCCGCCAAGGCGCTCGGTGTGCTACCCGGCGTGGAACTCGTCGAGTGCGACGTGCATGACCCGCGCGCCCTCGAACGCGTGATCGCGGGCAGCGATGCCGTCATCAATCTCGTCGGTATTCTGCATAGCGACCGAGGCACGCCCTACGGCCGCGCGTTTGCGCGGGCGCACGTGGAACTGCCACGCAAGATCGCGCAGGCCTGCAACGACCGTGGCGTTACCCGGCTAGTTCATATGAGCGCGCTCGGCGCGGATTCGAACGGCCCGAGCATGTACCAGCGCTCAAAGGGCGACGGCGAGGCGGTGATTCGCGAGTCGGGCCTTGCGGCGACGATCTTCCGTCCGTCGGTGGTCTTCGGCCCCGGCGACCATTTCCTGAATACGTTTGCGAAGCTGCAACGGCGTCTGCCGATCGTGCCGCTGGCCAGTGCGAACGCGCGCTTCCAGCCGATCTATGTGACGGACGTTGCGCAAGCGTTTGCGCGGGCGCTGGAATGCGACGCCACCATCGGCAAGACGTACGAACTCGGTGGACCTGAGGCGTACACGCTCGAAGCGCTGGTGCGTTTCGCGGGCGCGGCCTGCGGCTGCGAGCGTCCCATCCTGCCGCTGCCGGACAGCACCGCACGACTTCAGGCCGCGATCTTCGAGAAGCTCCCGGGCGAGCCGATCATCACGCGCGACAATCTCGATTCGATGACGGTCGACAACGTGCTGACCGGCCCGCTGGCCCCGGAGCTCGATCTGACGCCGAACGGTCTGGAAATCGCCGTCGACTATCTGAACGGCGGCAATTGGGAAAAGCGGATGTCGGACTATCGCCGCTTCGCCGGACGTTAG
- a CDS encoding glutathione S-transferase family protein, whose amino-acid sequence MQLIIANKKYSSWSMRPWVLLKHFGIAFEEKNVWLAQPDSREQILRYSPTGKVPCLIDNGITVWDSLAICEYLADAYPHLPLWPKSLGTRAHARSICAEMHSGFTALRTNMWMNVAAHWPGAGATPEALADVRRVEAIWEDCLARYEGPFLFGDFSIADAFYAPIVMRFTTFEPALSAHAQAYAERIREVPAVQAWVAAGRAETQSVAFYDVRP is encoded by the coding sequence ATGCAACTCATCATCGCCAACAAAAAATACTCCTCGTGGTCGATGCGTCCCTGGGTGCTGCTCAAGCACTTCGGCATCGCGTTCGAAGAGAAGAACGTGTGGCTCGCGCAGCCCGATTCGCGCGAGCAGATCCTGCGCTACTCGCCCACGGGCAAGGTGCCTTGTCTGATCGATAACGGCATCACCGTCTGGGATTCGCTCGCCATCTGCGAATACCTGGCCGACGCCTATCCGCATCTGCCGCTGTGGCCGAAGTCGCTGGGCACCCGCGCGCATGCCCGCAGTATCTGTGCCGAGATGCACAGCGGTTTCACCGCGTTGCGCACCAATATGTGGATGAACGTTGCGGCCCACTGGCCCGGCGCCGGTGCGACGCCCGAGGCGCTCGCCGACGTCCGCCGCGTCGAAGCGATCTGGGAAGACTGCCTCGCGCGCTACGAAGGTCCGTTCCTCTTTGGCGACTTCTCGATTGCCGACGCGTTCTATGCCCCCATCGTGATGCGCTTCACGACGTTCGAGCCCGCGTTGTCGGCGCATGCACAGGCGTATGCCGAGCGCATTCGCGAAGTGCCTGCGGTGCAGGCGTGGGTGGCGGCCGGTCGTGCGGAGACGCAGAGCGTCGCTTTCTACGACGTGCGCCCATGA
- a CDS encoding multifunctional CCA addition/repair protein has translation MKIYAVGGAIRDAMLGLPVKDRDYVVVGATPEEMVRQGFRPVGRDFPVFLHPKTQAEYALARTERKTARGYHGFSFYFAPEVTLEEDLIRRDFTINAMAREVLPDDSLSDVLVDLYGGKRDLDARVFRHVGEAFAEDPVRILRCARFAARFTDFTVADETMALMQTMTANGEVDALVAERVWQEISRGLMEHRPSRMFDVLRESGALARILPEVSQLWGVPQRADFHPEVDTGVHVMMVLDYAAQQGYSLPVRFAALTHDLGKGTTPEDVLPRHIGHEGRSVGLLGPLCARLRVPVECRELAQVVAREHGNIHASQKFGAGALVRLLERCDALRKPERFVEVLQACEADARGRGGDFATAPYPQRERLLAALDAARSIDAGAVAGQYADNPGKIREAVQAARIDAVDAAGLGGEES, from the coding sequence ATGAAGATTTACGCCGTCGGCGGTGCGATTCGCGACGCCATGCTGGGACTGCCTGTGAAAGACCGCGACTATGTCGTGGTCGGTGCGACGCCGGAAGAGATGGTGCGACAGGGCTTCCGTCCGGTGGGGCGCGACTTCCCGGTGTTTCTGCATCCCAAGACACAAGCCGAGTATGCGCTGGCGCGTACCGAGCGCAAGACGGCGCGTGGCTACCATGGCTTCTCGTTCTACTTCGCGCCGGAAGTCACGCTGGAGGAGGATCTGATCCGGCGCGACTTCACCATCAATGCCATGGCCCGCGAAGTGCTGCCGGACGACAGTCTGTCCGACGTGCTGGTCGACCTCTATGGCGGCAAGCGCGATCTGGACGCCCGCGTGTTTCGTCATGTCGGCGAGGCGTTTGCAGAAGATCCGGTGCGTATTCTGCGCTGCGCACGGTTTGCCGCGCGCTTCACCGACTTCACCGTCGCCGACGAGACGATGGCGCTGATGCAGACGATGACGGCCAACGGCGAAGTCGACGCATTGGTGGCCGAGCGGGTCTGGCAGGAAATTTCGCGCGGGTTGATGGAACATCGCCCATCGCGCATGTTCGATGTTCTGCGTGAGTCAGGGGCGCTCGCGCGCATTCTGCCGGAGGTCTCCCAGTTGTGGGGCGTGCCGCAACGTGCCGACTTCCATCCGGAGGTGGACACCGGCGTGCACGTGATGATGGTGCTCGACTACGCCGCGCAGCAGGGCTATTCGCTGCCGGTACGTTTCGCTGCGCTCACGCACGATCTCGGCAAGGGCACGACGCCGGAAGATGTCCTGCCTCGCCACATCGGACACGAGGGGCGCAGCGTCGGATTGCTCGGTCCGTTGTGTGCACGGTTACGCGTGCCGGTCGAGTGCCGGGAACTGGCGCAGGTCGTGGCGCGCGAGCACGGCAACATCCATGCAAGTCAGAAGTTCGGCGCGGGTGCGTTGGTGCGCCTGCTGGAGCGGTGCGATGCTCTGCGCAAACCGGAGCGGTTCGTCGAAGTATTGCAAGCGTGCGAAGCGGATGCACGTGGGCGTGGCGGTGACTTCGCGACGGCGCCATATCCACAACGCGAGCGTTTGCTGGCGGCGCTGGACGCGGCGCGTAGCATCGATGCCGGGGCGGTGGCAGGTCAGTACGCAGACAACCCGGGGAAGATTCGCGAAGCGGTTCAGGCCGCGCGCATCGATGCCGTCGACGCGGCAGGGTTGGGCGGCGAAGAGAGCTAA
- a CDS encoding glutamate/aspartate ABC transporter substrate-binding protein, with amino-acid sequence MIKTRLTGVMRGVLAVAMTLAAGAALAQGTSETLQKIESSGVISIGHRESSIPFSYYDNGHNVIGYSQDLCNKVVDAVKTRLKKPDLQVRFIPVTSQNRIALVQNGTVDIECGVTTNLTARQSQVNFSNTFFVAGTRLLTNKNSGIKDFPDLAGKPVVTNAGTTSERILNKMNNEKKMGMNVISGKDYGESFTMLQGGRVQAFMMDDVLLAGARTMGRNPDEWVVTGKPQSFEAYGFMMKHGDTEFKKLVDDTLAGVMKSGEINAMYKKWFETPVPPKNINFNFPMSEQLKQLYANPNDKAFE; translated from the coding sequence ATGATCAAGACGCGATTGACCGGGGTGATGCGCGGGGTGTTGGCCGTAGCGATGACGTTGGCGGCCGGTGCGGCGCTGGCGCAGGGTACGTCGGAGACGCTGCAAAAGATCGAAAGCAGCGGTGTGATTTCCATCGGCCATCGCGAATCGTCCATTCCGTTCTCGTATTACGACAACGGTCATAACGTCATCGGTTACTCTCAGGACCTGTGCAACAAGGTCGTGGACGCAGTCAAAACGCGTCTTAAGAAGCCGGATCTGCAAGTCCGCTTTATCCCCGTCACGTCGCAGAACCGCATCGCGCTCGTGCAGAACGGCACGGTCGACATCGAGTGCGGCGTGACGACGAACCTCACGGCGCGTCAGTCGCAGGTCAATTTCTCGAACACGTTCTTCGTCGCGGGCACGCGCCTGCTCACGAACAAGAATTCGGGCATCAAGGACTTCCCGGATCTGGCGGGCAAGCCCGTCGTGACCAATGCCGGAACGACCTCAGAGCGCATCCTGAACAAGATGAACAACGAGAAGAAGATGGGCATGAACGTCATTTCCGGCAAGGACTACGGCGAGTCGTTCACCATGCTTCAGGGCGGACGCGTTCAGGCATTCATGATGGATGACGTATTGCTTGCCGGTGCGCGCACGATGGGTCGCAATCCCGACGAGTGGGTCGTGACGGGCAAGCCGCAGTCGTTCGAAGCGTACGGCTTCATGATGAAGCACGGCGACACCGAGTTCAAAAAGCTGGTGGACGACACGCTCGCAGGTGTGATGAAGAGCGGCGAGATCAACGCCATGTACAAGAAGTGGTTCGAGACGCCGGTGCCGCCGAAGAACATCAACTTCAATTTCCCGATGAGCGAGCAGCTCAAGCAGCTCTACGCGAACCCGAACGACAAGGCATTCGAGTAA
- a CDS encoding DUF2905 domain-containing protein: protein MFRWMFTIFFAICVLSAAAPWLTKLGIGRLPGDVRLRWRGKEMVFPFASTVLLSLIFNLLIRLL from the coding sequence ATGTTTCGCTGGATGTTCACCATCTTCTTCGCGATCTGCGTCCTCTCGGCAGCCGCGCCCTGGCTGACCAAACTCGGCATCGGCCGCCTGCCCGGTGACGTGCGTCTGCGCTGGCGCGGTAAGGAAATGGTCTTCCCGTTTGCCTCGACCGTGCTGCTCTCGCTTATCTTCAACCTGCTGATTCGTTTGCTGTAA
- a CDS encoding class I SAM-dependent methyltransferase — translation MNQAAPKPHSLPVPETDALEHSRRLTAYLADTIEADGGWLPFDRFMELALYAPGLGYYAAGAAKFGRLAADGSDFVTAPELTPFFARTLARQIGEVFEQTGDAQVLEFGAGSGRLAADLLLALEAEGTPCEQYSIMELSGELRTRQRDTIEKAAPHLLDRVTWLDQLPDAFHGTMIGNEVLDAMPVRLWARRPDADGQPVWFERGVVLTPEGFAWEERLYTGPLPQALNALADLPPTQEYLTETHEAAAAFVRSVAPLLARGVLLLIDYGFPAREYYHPQRAGGTLMCHYRHHAHDDPFYYPGLQDITAHVEFSGIADAGVEAGLDLLGFTSQARFLMNAGIVDLMSALDPTDPKTFLPAAAAAQKLLSEAEMGELFKVIAFGRAMDEWAGLVGFVNGDRSHAL, via the coding sequence ATGAATCAGGCCGCACCGAAACCCCATAGTTTACCCGTTCCGGAGACGGACGCGCTCGAACACTCGCGCCGCCTCACGGCATATCTCGCCGACACCATTGAAGCTGACGGCGGCTGGTTGCCGTTCGATCGCTTCATGGAACTGGCCCTGTACGCGCCCGGCCTCGGCTATTACGCCGCCGGTGCCGCCAAGTTCGGACGCCTCGCCGCCGACGGCAGCGACTTCGTCACCGCACCGGAACTCACACCGTTCTTCGCGCGCACGCTCGCGCGGCAGATCGGCGAAGTCTTCGAACAGACGGGTGACGCGCAAGTACTGGAGTTCGGTGCCGGGTCCGGACGCCTCGCGGCCGATCTGCTGCTCGCCCTCGAAGCCGAAGGCACGCCGTGCGAGCAGTACTCGATCATGGAACTCTCGGGCGAACTTCGCACCCGCCAACGCGACACTATTGAAAAAGCCGCACCGCATCTGCTGGATCGTGTGACGTGGCTCGATCAGTTGCCCGACGCCTTCCACGGCACGATGATCGGCAACGAAGTCCTCGACGCCATGCCCGTACGCCTGTGGGCCCGTCGTCCGGATGCCGACGGTCAGCCGGTCTGGTTCGAGCGCGGCGTCGTGCTCACGCCGGAAGGCTTCGCGTGGGAAGAGCGGCTTTACACCGGCCCGCTGCCGCAAGCGCTCAACGCATTGGCCGATCTGCCTCCGACGCAGGAATATCTGACGGAAACACACGAAGCCGCCGCGGCCTTCGTGCGCAGCGTCGCCCCCTTGCTTGCGCGCGGCGTGCTGCTGCTGATCGATTACGGCTTCCCCGCACGCGAGTACTACCATCCGCAGCGCGCAGGCGGCACGCTCATGTGCCACTACCGTCACCACGCGCACGACGACCCCTTCTATTACCCGGGCTTGCAGGACATCACCGCGCACGTAGAGTTTTCGGGTATCGCCGACGCCGGTGTGGAAGCCGGTCTCGACCTGCTGGGCTTCACGTCGCAGGCGCGCTTCCTGATGAATGCGGGCATCGTCGATCTGATGAGCGCACTCGACCCGACCGACCCGAAGACGTTCCTGCCTGCGGCCGCCGCCGCGCAGAAACTGCTTTCCGAGGCTGAGATGGGCGAGCTCTTCAAGGTCATCGCCTTCGGACGCGCAATGGACGAATGGGCCGGGCTGGTCGGCTTCGTCAACGGCGACCGCAGTCACGCCCTCTGA
- a CDS encoding SDR family oxidoreductase has protein sequence MTVASTPRPVPDANDAARTSDVLHASHASRVALVTGGARRIGRAIALKLASLGWDVAVHYERSHDEALETVAAIEAMGRRAVALQASLADEAATVALIGRCREALGAPVCLVNNASRFEYDCADDFGYQALERHMRVNAGAPLVLAREMHAALGESGRGVVVNLLDQKLANPNPDYLSYTLSKAALDVATTLLAQAFAPRLRVVGVAPGVTLLSVDQTPAGFAAAHASTPLGASSTPEDIAEAVAYLAQAPAVTGTVLYVDGGQHLASSSRDVKFLTEPADADRSR, from the coding sequence ATGACCGTTGCATCGACGCCACGCCCTGTCCCCGACGCAAATGACGCCGCTCGCACGTCCGACGTGCTGCACGCGTCGCATGCATCGCGCGTTGCGTTGGTGACCGGCGGCGCGCGCCGCATCGGGCGCGCCATCGCGCTGAAGCTTGCGAGCCTGGGCTGGGACGTCGCCGTGCACTACGAGCGCTCGCATGACGAGGCGCTTGAAACGGTGGCTGCCATCGAGGCGATGGGTCGCCGCGCGGTGGCGTTGCAGGCGTCGCTCGCCGACGAAGCCGCCACCGTCGCGCTGATCGGGCGTTGCCGTGAGGCCCTGGGCGCGCCCGTGTGTCTGGTGAACAATGCGTCGCGCTTCGAGTACGATTGCGCCGACGATTTCGGCTACCAGGCGCTGGAGCGCCACATGCGCGTGAACGCAGGCGCGCCGCTGGTGCTGGCGCGCGAGATGCACGCGGCGCTGGGTGAGTCCGGGCGTGGCGTCGTCGTCAATCTGCTCGATCAGAAGCTGGCGAATCCGAACCCCGATTACCTGTCGTACACGCTGTCGAAGGCGGCGCTCGATGTGGCGACGACGTTGCTCGCACAAGCATTTGCACCGCGCTTGCGTGTGGTCGGCGTAGCACCGGGCGTCACGCTTCTGTCCGTCGACCAGACGCCAGCGGGTTTTGCCGCCGCGCATGCGTCGACGCCGCTGGGCGCGTCGTCCACGCCGGAAGACATCGCCGAAGCCGTCGCCTATCTGGCGCAGGCGCCCGCCGTCACAGGCACGGTGTTGTATGTGGACGGTGGCCAACATCTCGCGAGTTCGTCGCGCGACGTGAAATTTCTGACCGAGCCGGCCGATGCCGACCGGTCTCGTTGA
- a CDS encoding dihydroneopterin aldolase yields MHSALSHPRLMDCRRMFLRDYEVFINIGVHDHEKRGEQRVLINVQLFVPLAESTPTEDKLDEVVDYDFMRETIAKRVGQGHIHLQETLCDDVARALLAHPRVRAVGVSTEKPDVYPDCHSVGIEVFQMKDA; encoded by the coding sequence ATGCATAGCGCTCTTTCCCACCCCCGCCTGATGGACTGCCGTCGCATGTTCCTGCGCGACTACGAGGTGTTCATCAACATCGGCGTGCACGATCACGAAAAGCGTGGCGAGCAGCGCGTGCTGATCAATGTGCAACTGTTTGTCCCGCTCGCCGAGAGCACGCCCACGGAAGACAAGCTCGATGAAGTGGTGGATTACGACTTCATGCGCGAGACCATCGCCAAGCGTGTGGGGCAGGGCCACATTCACTTGCAAGAAACCCTTTGCGACGACGTCGCGCGTGCGCTGCTGGCGCATCCGCGCGTGCGCGCCGTGGGGGTGTCGACCGAGAAGCCCGACGTCTACCCCGATTGCCACTCGGTCGGCATCGAAGTGTTTCAGATGAAGGATGCCTGA
- the ttcA gene encoding tRNA 2-thiocytidine(32) synthetase TtcA: MSAVMPETGAPLAATGNAAAADSVKKAQKLAFENNKLEKRLFRLTGQAIGDYNMIEQGDRVMVCMSGGKDSYAMLDILLKLRERAPIDFSIVAVNLDQKQPGFPEHVLPDYFRSIGVDFHIENQDTYSIVKRVVPEGKTTCSLCSRLRRGILYRVAGELGATKIALGHHRDDIIETLFLNIFYGGKLKGMPPKLQSDDGKNVVIRPLAYVREPDLERYAEYKQFPIIPCTLCGSQPNLKRAEMKSLIRLWEKQHPGRIKSIFSALSNVVPSHLMDTGLHDFRNLRATGQPDPLGDIAFDEAPCGDEDDAGIIRINQLTQFDD, encoded by the coding sequence ATGAGTGCCGTCATGCCTGAGACCGGCGCGCCACTGGCTGCGACCGGCAATGCCGCCGCCGCCGACAGCGTGAAGAAAGCGCAGAAGCTCGCGTTCGAGAACAACAAGCTCGAAAAGCGCCTGTTCCGTCTGACGGGGCAGGCCATCGGTGACTACAACATGATCGAGCAGGGCGATCGCGTCATGGTGTGCATGTCCGGCGGTAAGGACAGCTATGCCATGCTCGATATTCTGCTCAAGCTGCGCGAGCGTGCGCCGATCGACTTCTCTATCGTCGCCGTCAACCTCGATCAGAAGCAGCCCGGCTTTCCCGAACACGTGCTGCCGGATTACTTCCGTTCCATCGGCGTGGACTTCCACATCGAGAATCAGGACACGTATTCCATCGTCAAGCGCGTGGTGCCCGAGGGCAAGACCACCTGCTCGCTGTGCTCGCGTCTGCGTCGCGGCATTCTGTATCGCGTGGCTGGCGAACTCGGTGCGACGAAGATCGCGCTGGGCCACCATCGCGATGACATCATCGAGACGCTGTTCCTGAACATTTTCTACGGTGGCAAGCTCAAAGGCATGCCGCCAAAGCTGCAATCGGACGACGGCAAGAACGTGGTGATCCGACCGCTCGCGTATGTGCGCGAACCGGATCTCGAGCGTTACGCCGAGTACAAGCAGTTTCCGATCATTCCGTGCACGTTGTGCGGCAGCCAGCCGAACCTGAAGCGCGCCGAGATGAAGTCGCTCATCCGCCTGTGGGAAAAGCAGCACCCGGGGCGCATCAAGTCGATTTTCAGCGCGTTGTCGAACGTGGTGCCGTCGCATCTGATGGACACGGGCCTTCACGACTTCCGGAATTTGCGTGCGACGGGGCAGCCCGATCCGCTCGGCGACATTGCGTTCGACGAAGCGCCCTGCGGCGATGAGGACGATGCGGGCATCATCCGCATCAATCAATTGACGCAATTCGACGACTGA